In Vibrio bathopelagicus, the following are encoded in one genomic region:
- the cls gene encoding cardiolipin synthase, with amino-acid sequence MEKLYHFLTLASVALYWVLVAGVTFRVVLKRRSVSVSLAWLMVIYIIPIVGVACYFLFGELNLGKKRAERAHRMFTPFGDWFRQLNDCQLHLPGKVGSPIHKIDELCNNRMGIPALSGNTLSLQSSPNEILHAIIEDIENAQTSIKMVFYIWHPGGLTDSVASALIQAAKRGVDVKVLLDSAGSPRFFKSHWHSMMKDAGVHVVQALEVSPWRIFLRRLDLRQHRKIIVIDETIAYTGSMNMVDPAHFKQNSGVGQWIDVMVRVTGPTVNVLSAIHGWDWEVETGVRILPDLPECAVEEIKTHHPVQVVPSGPGMPEYLILQVLTIAINQANHSVRITTPYFVPSADLLETLKMTAQRGVTVELIIPHNNDSLMVKWASRAFYTELLEAGVKIYEFYGGLLHTKSVVIDEEFCLIGTVNIDMRSLWLNFEVTLAVDDVHFTQQLSELQQSYIDSSHPVELEQWEKRNLRNRFFERLFYLFNPLL; translated from the coding sequence GTGGAAAAGCTCTACCATTTTTTAACTTTAGCTTCTGTCGCTTTGTACTGGGTTCTCGTAGCCGGTGTGACTTTCCGTGTCGTACTAAAACGACGCTCTGTGAGTGTTTCTCTCGCGTGGCTGATGGTTATCTACATTATCCCGATTGTTGGAGTCGCTTGTTACTTCCTTTTCGGTGAGCTAAACCTAGGTAAAAAAAGGGCTGAGCGCGCACATCGCATGTTTACTCCCTTTGGTGATTGGTTCCGACAATTAAATGATTGTCAGCTCCACCTTCCCGGAAAAGTCGGCTCCCCTATCCACAAGATCGATGAGCTTTGTAACAACCGGATGGGCATACCTGCGCTCAGTGGAAATACACTTTCATTGCAATCTTCACCCAATGAGATCCTACACGCAATTATCGAAGATATAGAAAACGCCCAGACCAGTATCAAAATGGTTTTCTATATTTGGCACCCTGGCGGCCTAACTGATTCAGTCGCATCGGCTTTAATACAAGCGGCGAAACGAGGAGTCGATGTTAAAGTTTTACTCGATTCTGCAGGTAGCCCTCGCTTTTTCAAAAGCCATTGGCATTCAATGATGAAAGACGCTGGCGTTCACGTCGTACAAGCTCTAGAAGTTAGCCCATGGCGAATCTTTTTACGCCGCTTAGATTTAAGACAACACCGTAAAATCATTGTCATCGATGAAACCATTGCCTACACAGGTTCAATGAATATGGTTGACCCTGCTCACTTCAAACAGAACTCAGGTGTCGGCCAGTGGATTGACGTCATGGTTCGTGTGACTGGACCAACGGTTAACGTATTGTCTGCGATTCACGGTTGGGATTGGGAAGTTGAAACGGGTGTACGCATTCTTCCGGATCTACCTGAGTGTGCTGTCGAAGAAATAAAAACTCACCACCCAGTGCAAGTGGTTCCATCTGGACCGGGTATGCCGGAATATTTGATCCTACAAGTTTTAACCATTGCGATTAATCAGGCGAATCACTCTGTTCGTATCACTACGCCCTACTTCGTACCCAGTGCCGACTTGTTAGAAACACTCAAAATGACCGCGCAGCGTGGTGTGACAGTAGAACTGATCATTCCACATAACAACGATTCATTGATGGTCAAATGGGCTTCTCGCGCGTTTTATACCGAGTTACTTGAAGCTGGCGTGAAGATCTATGAATTTTACGGTGGCCTTCTTCATACCAAATCAGTAGTGATTGATGAAGAGTTTTGCTTGATTGGAACGGTCAATATCGACATGCGAAGCTTGTGGCTTAACTTTGAAGTGACCCTTGCCGTTGATGATGTGCACTTCACTCAGCAGCTATCTGAATTACAGCAGTCCTATATTGATTCTTCTCATCCTGTTGAATTGGAACAATGGGAAAAAAGGAACCTGCGAAACCGTTTCTTTGAAAGGCTTTTCTACTTATTTAACCCTCTGCTCTAA
- a CDS encoding sodium-dependent transporter, with the protein MATSNTTTTPRDTWGSKLGFVMAAAGSAVGLGNIWKFPYTAGESGGGAFVAIYLFFVIFIGFSVMLTEFAIGRHTQKSAVGAFKSTDRRWTFAGVIGVVSGLLIMGFYPVVGGWSIAYIGKIAGGLLDAPEAIGDSFGGFISNPVQPLMWMGLYLLLNVVIVMKGISGGIEKAGKILMPLLFIILIVVSIKGLMLPGAMAGLEFLFSPDFSKVDSGVILAALGQAFFSLSLGMGCMLTYGSYLKKKENLVQTTAMVTAMDTGVAILAGVAMFPAMFAFGMEPAAGPGLVFVVVPQLFAEMGGVVGLLFALMFFVGLSVAALTSSVSLLEVVVSYLIDEKGMKRVTAVLSASVVMAILCIFASLSLGGFGPTLFGTGAFDIFDLLTDKIFLAVGGMLVCIFAGWRLNRADLEKEITNDGEVSFPLFGLWYTLVKYIIPVAIAIVAFMGISSGFDSGKGAIMLLGIGIIAGSALISKKL; encoded by the coding sequence GTGGCTACTAGTAATACAACCACAACACCCCGCGATACCTGGGGTTCGAAGTTAGGATTCGTAATGGCTGCAGCAGGTTCTGCTGTTGGTCTAGGTAACATTTGGAAATTCCCTTACACAGCAGGCGAAAGTGGCGGCGGTGCATTCGTTGCAATTTACCTGTTTTTTGTAATCTTCATCGGTTTCAGTGTGATGCTGACTGAATTTGCGATTGGCCGTCATACGCAAAAATCAGCAGTAGGTGCATTTAAATCAACTGACCGTCGTTGGACGTTCGCTGGTGTTATCGGCGTAGTGAGTGGTCTGCTTATCATGGGTTTCTACCCTGTAGTAGGTGGCTGGTCTATCGCATACATCGGTAAGATTGCTGGTGGTCTACTAGATGCACCTGAAGCAATCGGTGACAGCTTCGGTGGCTTTATCTCAAACCCAGTTCAACCACTTATGTGGATGGGCCTATACCTACTGCTTAACGTTGTTATCGTTATGAAGGGTATTTCTGGTGGTATCGAGAAAGCGGGTAAGATTCTGATGCCACTTCTTTTCATCATCCTTATTGTGGTATCAATCAAAGGCCTAATGCTTCCGGGCGCGATGGCTGGTCTTGAATTCCTATTTAGCCCTGACTTCTCTAAAGTAGATAGCGGTGTAATCCTAGCGGCACTAGGTCAAGCATTCTTCTCACTAAGTCTTGGTATGGGTTGTATGTTGACATACGGTTCTTACCTTAAGAAGAAAGAGAACTTAGTTCAAACTACGGCTATGGTTACTGCAATGGATACAGGTGTTGCCATCCTAGCTGGTGTTGCAATGTTCCCTGCAATGTTCGCATTCGGCATGGAGCCAGCAGCTGGCCCTGGTCTAGTATTCGTTGTTGTTCCTCAGCTATTCGCTGAAATGGGCGGCGTAGTTGGTCTTCTATTTGCTCTAATGTTCTTCGTTGGTCTAAGTGTTGCAGCACTTACTTCTTCAGTATCTCTACTTGAAGTTGTGGTTTCTTACCTAATCGATGAGAAAGGCATGAAGCGTGTGACTGCAGTACTGTCTGCAAGTGTAGTAATGGCGATTCTATGTATCTTCGCTTCTCTATCACTTGGTGGCTTCGGTCCTACATTGTTCGGTACTGGCGCATTCGATATCTTCGACTTACTAACTGATAAGATCTTCCTAGCAGTTGGCGGTATGTTGGTATGTATCTTCGCTGGTTGGAGACTAAACCGTGCAGACCTAGAGAAAGAAATCACTAACGACGGTGAAGTATCTTTCCCACTATTCGGTCTATGGTACACACTAGTTAAGTACATCATCCCAGTAGCTATCGCTATCGTAGCGTTCATGGGTATCTCTTCTGGCTTCGACAGCGGTAAAGGTGCAATCATGCTACTAGGTATTGGTATTATTGCTGGCTCTGCGCTTATCTCTAAGAAGCTATAA
- a CDS encoding methyl-accepting chemotaxis protein: MKLSVRKKLYAGFGSILAVLVTLVGIVWIEVIGAHQSADEIRMDDVPGTVTYLVLIDEAGDVYRDALGAITQVDNALNDYRSNKNEFAQAIAQAKRLENRGSEDHRRVQRIEELMGRFTQEFESKLVPKISDESALLSNIQQLRSLYEVTLIPVENLLDQASASERADTEQSLLVLTDSFTTIERTIMVLSAIAIVFGCVIAYILSSSITNRLTRVEQVARRVANGDLTAGDIVDDSGDELADLAQSINQMQKSLVDLLGSISSVTNQVQSVTGELSSISHDIVSGASAQADKANLIATAAEELSLTISEVAQQGTSTYEEARRSESSAEDGRNVIVEMVASIQQVSAQMSDMSVQMNTLGSHGEQIGSVIKVIEDIAEQTNLLALNAAIEAARAGEFGRGFAVVADEVRALAERTTKATQEVSGIIQSIQSGTQEAVTYTQDNCRLVEIGVEQSTGAVSALEAIVSGAGNVQSMVNSIATAAEEQTAVTKEIAADITAISDISEQSLQLATRSSENTLGLNAKVAELEALVGKFKLA; the protein is encoded by the coding sequence GTGAAATTGTCGGTGAGAAAGAAACTGTATGCCGGTTTTGGTTCTATATTGGCGGTGCTTGTCACGTTGGTCGGTATCGTGTGGATAGAGGTTATTGGTGCTCATCAAAGTGCTGATGAGATAAGAATGGACGATGTTCCTGGTACTGTTACCTACCTTGTTCTGATAGACGAAGCTGGGGATGTTTACCGAGATGCTTTAGGTGCGATCACTCAAGTCGACAATGCGCTTAATGATTATCGCTCGAATAAGAACGAGTTTGCTCAAGCCATCGCACAAGCGAAACGTCTAGAGAACCGAGGATCAGAAGATCACCGTCGTGTTCAGCGAATCGAAGAGCTAATGGGACGCTTCACTCAAGAGTTTGAATCGAAACTTGTACCTAAGATTAGCGATGAGTCTGCGCTGTTATCGAATATCCAGCAGCTTCGTTCTTTGTATGAGGTGACCCTAATCCCAGTTGAAAACTTACTGGATCAAGCATCGGCAAGTGAGCGTGCGGATACAGAGCAATCGCTGCTTGTATTGACCGATTCGTTTACCACGATTGAACGTACCATTATGGTGTTATCTGCGATTGCGATTGTCTTTGGCTGTGTGATTGCCTATATATTGTCTAGCTCTATCACCAACCGTCTGACTCGTGTTGAACAAGTGGCGCGACGTGTGGCAAATGGTGATCTAACGGCTGGGGATATCGTTGATGATTCCGGAGATGAACTGGCTGACTTAGCTCAGTCGATTAACCAGATGCAGAAATCATTGGTGGACCTATTAGGTTCTATCTCTTCTGTGACCAACCAAGTTCAATCGGTTACCGGCGAACTGTCGTCGATTAGTCACGACATCGTTTCTGGTGCATCGGCACAAGCGGATAAAGCGAATCTGATTGCAACAGCAGCGGAAGAGCTAAGCCTTACGATCTCTGAAGTGGCTCAGCAGGGCACCTCTACTTATGAAGAAGCTCGACGTTCTGAGTCTTCAGCAGAAGATGGCCGTAATGTGATTGTAGAGATGGTGGCAAGCATTCAACAGGTTTCTGCTCAAATGAGTGACATGTCGGTACAGATGAATACGCTGGGTTCGCATGGTGAACAAATTGGCAGTGTAATTAAAGTGATCGAAGACATTGCAGAGCAAACCAACCTGTTGGCTTTGAATGCGGCGATTGAAGCGGCGCGAGCTGGTGAGTTTGGCAGAGGCTTTGCTGTGGTAGCTGACGAAGTACGAGCGTTGGCTGAAAGAACCACTAAAGCAACACAAGAAGTGTCTGGCATCATCCAATCGATTCAGTCTGGTACTCAAGAAGCCGTGACTTACACTCAAGACAACTGTCGTTTAGTTGAAATTGGTGTAGAGCAAAGTACAGGGGCGGTATCGGCTCTAGAAGCGATTGTTAGCGGTGCTGGCAATGTACAAAGCATGGTTAATTCAATTGCGACTGCGGCAGAAGAACAGACAGCGGTGACTAAAGAGATTGCTGCAGATATTACGGCGATCAGTGATATCTCAGAGCAATCCTTGCAACTGGCGACTCGTAGCTCTGAAAATACGCTGGGCTTGAATGCCAAGGTTGCTGAGCTAGAAGCTTTGGTTGGTAAGTTCAAACTTGCTTAG
- a CDS encoding TIGR01621 family pseudouridine synthase, translating to MFDILLNHSDFLLINKHPGVSVHKDDGDTMLLQEVANALNEPKLYLVHRLDKMTSGILLLAKNASAASELSQLFAKREVEKYYLAIGSKKPKKKQGLISGDMERSRRSSWKLLTSKENPAITQFLSATAEPGERLLLCKPYTGRTHQIRVAMKSIGSAIVGDPIYNPSSEADRGYLHAFAIRFTYQSQAYEYVCDPRNLDSLGEKWHQETVSAGLDSWLEPWSLTWPKLNTK from the coding sequence ATGTTCGACATTCTTCTGAACCATTCAGATTTTTTACTCATTAATAAGCACCCTGGAGTCAGCGTCCACAAAGACGATGGTGACACTATGCTGCTGCAAGAAGTCGCTAATGCGCTCAATGAGCCGAAGTTATATCTCGTTCACCGCCTCGATAAAATGACCTCAGGTATTCTGCTGTTAGCAAAGAATGCCTCGGCTGCGAGTGAGCTTTCACAGCTGTTCGCAAAGCGTGAAGTAGAGAAGTACTACCTTGCCATTGGTTCGAAGAAGCCAAAGAAAAAGCAGGGATTGATCTCTGGTGATATGGAACGTTCACGACGTTCTAGCTGGAAGTTACTGACAAGTAAAGAAAACCCAGCGATTACCCAGTTTTTATCTGCAACGGCTGAACCCGGCGAGCGTCTACTTTTATGTAAACCCTATACGGGGCGCACTCACCAGATCCGTGTTGCAATGAAGTCGATTGGCTCAGCCATTGTTGGTGACCCTATTTATAATCCATCGAGTGAGGCTGATAGAGGTTATCTGCATGCCTTCGCGATTCGATTTACCTATCAATCACAAGCCTACGAATATGTCTGCGATCCAAGGAACCTCGATTCCTTAGGTGAGAAGTGGCATCAAGAGACCGTGTCTGCTGGTTTAGACAGTTGGCTTGAACCTTGGTCATTAACTTGGCCGAAGCTAAATACTAAGTGA
- a CDS encoding class I SAM-dependent methyltransferase: protein MEASALPLFFSHIEQQLNEVPNELRRIFHGRGKFWPGLDQLTCDWVDGQLLVNVFKEVDDEFLSSLKAGLVDLTNKDIWQAKQGTSIVLQHRYADGAPSEVLWGELNDSPVVVEHGLKYQLDIGRNQNFGLFLDMRNGRQWVQDNAKGKNVLNLFAYTCGFSVAAIAGGARQCMNVDMSRGSLNKGRDNHRLNEHDMRSVNFLGYDIFKSWGKIKKGGPYELVIIDPPSFQKGSFALTKDYKKILRRLPELLTEGGEVIACVNSPAVSPNFLIETVAEEAPSVEFIERLDNPPEFVDVDLDSSLKVLRFKIKASEDA from the coding sequence ATGGAAGCATCAGCTTTACCTCTGTTTTTTAGTCATATTGAACAGCAACTTAATGAAGTGCCGAATGAACTACGCCGTATTTTTCACGGTCGTGGTAAGTTCTGGCCAGGCCTAGATCAATTGACATGTGATTGGGTTGATGGGCAGTTATTGGTCAACGTATTTAAAGAGGTGGATGACGAATTCTTATCATCTCTTAAAGCTGGATTGGTTGATTTGACTAATAAAGACATCTGGCAAGCAAAGCAGGGCACGAGTATTGTTCTGCAACACCGTTATGCCGATGGCGCGCCTTCAGAGGTTTTATGGGGCGAACTCAATGACTCACCCGTTGTGGTTGAGCACGGACTTAAGTATCAGTTAGACATTGGCCGTAATCAGAACTTTGGTTTGTTCCTAGATATGCGTAATGGGCGTCAGTGGGTACAAGATAATGCCAAGGGTAAGAATGTTCTTAATCTGTTCGCATACACTTGTGGTTTCTCTGTCGCGGCTATCGCTGGTGGCGCTCGTCAATGCATGAACGTGGATATGTCTCGCGGCTCGTTGAATAAAGGCCGTGATAACCACCGTCTGAATGAACACGACATGCGCTCGGTTAACTTCCTTGGCTACGATATCTTTAAGTCGTGGGGAAAAATTAAGAAAGGCGGCCCCTACGAGCTAGTTATCATCGATCCGCCTTCGTTTCAAAAAGGGAGCTTTGCACTCACTAAAGATTACAAAAAGATCTTACGTCGTTTGCCTGAGCTTCTAACAGAAGGTGGAGAAGTGATTGCTTGTGTCAACTCGCCGGCAGTATCACCAAATTTCCTGATTGAAACGGTGGCAGAAGAAGCGCCAAGCGTTGAGTTCATTGAGCGTTTAGACAACCCACCTGAGTTTGTCGATGTCGACCTAGATTCAAGCTTGAAGGTGCTGAGATTTAAAATCAAAGCCTCTGAAGACGCTTAA
- a CDS encoding CDP-alcohol phosphatidyltransferase family protein encodes MLDKYSIKVIKWPLNQSAKLLNQFGITANQTTLFGFLIGCLAFPALAFQQYEWALGFIVFNRVCDGLDGALARIQGISDAGGFLDISLDFLFYSLIPFGFVIANPEHNAIAGAFLIFSFIGTGSSFLAFAVMAGKRGIENPVYKHKSLYYMSGLTEGTETIACFIAFCIWPQHFAVIAYTFGAACWLTTFMRIYFGFQTLKNQTD; translated from the coding sequence ATGCTGGATAAGTACTCCATCAAGGTCATTAAGTGGCCATTGAACCAATCCGCAAAGTTACTGAATCAATTCGGTATCACTGCTAATCAAACCACTCTATTTGGCTTTCTGATCGGGTGTTTAGCATTTCCAGCGTTAGCATTTCAGCAATACGAATGGGCTTTAGGGTTTATTGTATTCAACAGAGTGTGTGACGGCCTTGATGGGGCATTGGCTCGAATCCAAGGCATCAGTGATGCTGGCGGTTTTCTCGATATCAGTCTAGATTTCCTTTTCTATTCGCTAATTCCTTTTGGCTTTGTGATTGCCAACCCAGAGCACAACGCCATTGCCGGTGCATTTTTGATCTTCTCTTTTATCGGCACTGGCAGCAGCTTTTTAGCGTTTGCTGTAATGGCCGGTAAGCGAGGTATCGAAAATCCAGTCTATAAACATAAATCTCTCTACTACATGTCTGGGTTAACCGAAGGCACAGAGACCATAGCGTGTTTCATTGCCTTTTGTATTTGGCCGCAACACTTTGCGGTTATTGCTTATACCTTTGGTGCGGCGTGTTGGCTGACCACATTTATGCGTATTTATTTCGGGTTCCAGACACTCAAGAACCAAACTGATTAG
- a CDS encoding ATP-binding cassette domain-containing protein, which translates to MSLHLNDLAIHKNDGVSLFSALNVTLESGQVLALMGPSGCGKSTLLDAVAGHLNDEFSYSGTVILNDIQLDDLPSHQREVGILFQDDLLFPHLKVWENLAFSLPNSVKGSARQQQAMAALKDIELTHLAESFPDQISGGQRARISLTRMLLAKPKLALLDEPFSKLDQELRAQFRDWVFEQLTKANIPTLMVTHDEADVPQGAQVLSWPWRSHNAG; encoded by the coding sequence ATGAGTCTGCACCTCAACGACCTCGCCATCCATAAAAACGATGGTGTATCGCTGTTCTCAGCGCTAAACGTAACATTAGAATCAGGCCAAGTATTGGCTTTGATGGGGCCGAGCGGCTGCGGAAAATCGACTTTGTTGGACGCCGTAGCGGGTCACCTTAATGATGAGTTTTCATATTCTGGCACCGTTATTTTGAACGACATTCAGCTAGACGACTTGCCATCACATCAACGTGAAGTCGGTATTCTTTTTCAAGATGACTTGCTATTCCCTCACCTCAAGGTGTGGGAGAACCTGGCGTTCTCTCTGCCTAATTCAGTTAAGGGTTCCGCTCGTCAACAGCAAGCGATGGCTGCACTAAAAGACATAGAGCTAACTCACTTAGCTGAGTCATTCCCCGATCAAATATCTGGTGGCCAACGCGCAAGAATAAGCTTAACTCGCATGTTGTTAGCAAAGCCTAAGCTAGCCTTGCTTGACGAACCGTTCAGTAAACTAGACCAAGAGTTAAGAGCACAATTTCGTGACTGGGTGTTTGAACAATTGACGAAAGCGAATATCCCGACATTAATGGTGACGCACGACGAAGCAGATGTACCTCAAGGGGCGCAAGTACTGTCTTGGCCATGGAGAAGTCATAATGCTGGATAA
- a CDS encoding ABC transporter permease, with protein sequence MLRALYLVVIAVCIIPTIPGVAGVVASSLSFIPPLDLEEPSLNGFNQVFQWVGAWHSIGLSLGSAIASSYIACFLTFCILQASWGNKFWRKIELTLSPMLAIPHVAFAIGFAFLFSPTGLGARAVYHLLGESATSSELALLVKDPYAFGLIIMLALKEVPFLLLMSISILQQVDVERITKVSASLGYSRAQIWWKCIFPQWFTKLRFPMLAVLAYSVSVVDIALIIGPTNPPTFAVLVWQWFNDPDLNLLPRAAAGAIVLFGLASLIIALARLIEWAILKYFRTWQYSGRTGINLPGKTIFAVLATLSLLIIPLMGIWSVAQRWRFPDLLPSRYSMRFWEFEWDGIMSTVGQSLWIGLIAASVALLLALVAHEYRIKYKWQVPGFIIAIPMLIPQLSVLFGMQVTTLYIGSNAYEFWVIWAHVFFAFPFVYLSLDGPWKSFNDDLIKASLSLGKSPFQSWYSIKLPILLPAIAFAWAVGISVSLAQYLPTLMLGAGRISTITTEAVALTSGFDRRVTAIYAIWQALLPLFFFSLAILVSRLQLRYRRLTFKGFLTNESAPQRPRHP encoded by the coding sequence ATGCTACGCGCTCTATATTTGGTTGTTATAGCTGTGTGCATTATCCCGACGATTCCTGGGGTAGCGGGAGTAGTGGCCTCGTCACTTAGTTTCATCCCGCCCCTGGATTTAGAGGAGCCCTCACTCAACGGTTTTAACCAAGTCTTCCAATGGGTAGGGGCTTGGCACTCTATTGGCTTAAGCCTAGGTTCAGCGATCGCCAGCAGCTACATTGCCTGCTTCCTGACTTTTTGTATTCTTCAAGCATCTTGGGGAAACAAGTTTTGGAGAAAGATTGAGTTAACGCTATCGCCAATGCTTGCTATTCCGCATGTTGCTTTCGCCATTGGTTTTGCTTTTCTATTTAGCCCGACAGGCCTTGGAGCCAGAGCCGTGTATCACTTACTTGGTGAATCGGCTACGAGTTCTGAATTGGCTTTGTTGGTTAAAGACCCTTACGCGTTCGGCCTCATCATCATGTTAGCGCTCAAAGAAGTCCCTTTCTTATTGCTGATGAGCATATCGATACTTCAACAAGTCGATGTAGAACGCATCACTAAGGTGAGCGCTTCACTGGGTTACAGTCGTGCTCAGATCTGGTGGAAATGTATTTTCCCACAATGGTTTACCAAGCTTCGTTTCCCAATGTTGGCGGTGCTTGCTTACAGTGTGTCGGTTGTCGATATTGCTCTGATCATTGGCCCAACCAACCCGCCGACCTTTGCCGTTTTGGTATGGCAATGGTTTAACGACCCAGACCTTAATCTATTACCACGAGCTGCCGCTGGCGCCATCGTTTTATTCGGTTTAGCTTCGTTGATCATCGCCTTAGCGCGTTTAATCGAATGGGCAATTCTGAAGTACTTTAGAACTTGGCAATATTCAGGCAGAACAGGCATTAACCTTCCAGGAAAAACGATCTTCGCAGTTCTTGCGACATTGTCACTGCTGATCATTCCACTAATGGGGATTTGGAGTGTTGCCCAACGTTGGCGTTTCCCTGATTTACTTCCAAGTCGCTATAGCATGCGTTTTTGGGAGTTTGAGTGGGATGGCATCATGAGCACCGTCGGGCAAAGCTTATGGATTGGGCTTATTGCCGCTTCCGTTGCGTTATTACTCGCGCTAGTTGCTCATGAATACCGAATCAAATACAAGTGGCAAGTTCCGGGCTTCATTATCGCGATTCCCATGTTGATACCTCAACTCTCGGTATTGTTCGGCATGCAAGTGACCACCCTATACATAGGCAGCAACGCCTATGAGTTTTGGGTAATTTGGGCACACGTATTCTTCGCCTTCCCATTTGTGTATTTGTCTTTAGACGGCCCTTGGAAAAGCTTCAATGACGACCTGATAAAGGCCTCACTGAGCCTAGGAAAATCGCCATTTCAAAGTTGGTACTCCATTAAGCTACCGATATTGCTGCCTGCTATCGCCTTCGCTTGGGCGGTAGGGATCAGTGTGAGTTTGGCCCAGTATCTACCGACATTAATGCTTGGTGCCGGTCGCATTAGTACTATCACCACAGAAGCGGTTGCCCTAACCAGTGGTTTCGACCGCAGAGTAACTGCAATTTATGCTATCTGGCAGGCCTTATTGCCTCTGTTCTTTTTCTCTTTAGCGATATTGGTCAGCCGACTTCAACTCAGATATCGCCGTCTTACTTTTAAGGGTTTTCTAACGAATGAGTCTGCACCTCAACGACCTCGCCATCCATAA
- a CDS encoding ABC transporter substrate-binding protein, producing the protein MNKIVSTLVIMATVAYSATIYADEATSTDSWNQIEQQAEGETVYFHAWGGSQEINRYLQWAGKKLQSNYGVTLKHVKVTDIAETTTRLLAEKAAGKNTEGSVDIVWINGENFRSMKDNALLFGPFTESLPNWKYVDKSLPIDVDFSEPTEGLEAPWGVGQLVFIHDQETLHNPPQSFSEMLSYAQAFPNRLSYPRPPEFHGTSFIKSLLIELTNNNPALAQPVSEDNFQEVTAPLWAYLDKFHKVAWRGGKQFPAGTSESIQLLDDGQLDLAITFNPNSVYSAQASGRLAETTKAYALESGALSNIHFLAIPWNANASAGAQVTINFLLSPEAQSRKGDLNVWGDPSVLSSKYLTGSAKNTQQFKSIDEPHPSWQNALEKEWLKRYGN; encoded by the coding sequence ATGAACAAGATAGTAAGTACGTTAGTAATCATGGCAACCGTTGCATACAGCGCAACCATTTATGCTGATGAAGCAACATCAACCGATAGCTGGAACCAAATTGAACAGCAGGCAGAAGGAGAAACTGTCTACTTTCACGCTTGGGGCGGAAGCCAAGAGATCAATCGTTACCTACAGTGGGCAGGCAAGAAGTTACAAAGTAACTACGGTGTCACCTTAAAGCATGTGAAAGTAACTGATATTGCAGAGACCACCACTCGATTACTCGCAGAAAAAGCAGCAGGCAAGAACACAGAAGGCAGTGTCGATATCGTTTGGATCAATGGCGAGAACTTCCGTTCGATGAAAGACAACGCGCTGTTGTTTGGACCATTCACAGAATCACTTCCAAACTGGAAGTACGTTGATAAATCTTTACCGATTGATGTCGACTTCTCTGAGCCTACAGAAGGCCTAGAAGCACCATGGGGCGTTGGACAACTTGTGTTCATCCATGACCAAGAGACGCTACACAATCCACCACAATCTTTCTCAGAGATGTTGAGCTACGCTCAAGCTTTCCCTAACCGCTTAAGCTACCCTCGCCCACCAGAATTTCACGGCACTAGCTTCATCAAGTCTCTACTGATTGAGCTAACAAACAACAACCCAGCACTGGCTCAGCCGGTTTCAGAAGACAACTTCCAAGAAGTTACGGCACCACTGTGGGCTTACTTAGACAAGTTCCATAAAGTGGCATGGCGTGGTGGCAAACAATTCCCAGCAGGCACATCTGAAAGTATCCAACTTTTGGATGATGGACAGCTCGATTTGGCCATTACCTTTAATCCAAACTCTGTGTATTCAGCACAAGCGAGTGGCCGATTAGCGGAAACCACCAAGGCTTATGCACTAGAAAGCGGGGCTCTATCTAACATCCACTTCCTTGCGATTCCTTGGAATGCTAATGCAAGTGCTGGCGCTCAGGTAACCATCAACTTCTTGTTGAGCCCTGAAGCACAATCGCGTAAAGGCGACCTTAATGTTTGGGGCGATCCTTCAGTGTTGAGCAGCAAGTACTTAACCGGTAGCGCTAAAAACACCCAACAATTTAAATCAATTGATGAACCACACCCTAGCTGGCAAAACGCGCTCGAGAAAGAGTGGCTTAAGCGATACGGTAACTAA